The genome window GGCCCAGGCCTCCAACGCGACCACCAACGCGGCGGTGTCGTTCGGCACCTCGATCCTCGGGGCGCTGTTCGGCCGCAAGCTCGTCTCGTCGACCAACATCGGGAAGGCGGCCACCAGCATGCGGAACGCCTCGCGAGCCAGCGAGCAGCGGGCCGACGTCGGCCGCGCTGAAGAGAACCGCAACGCGATCCAGGCCGATCTCGAGTCCCTCCAGGAAGAGCTCGAAGCCCAGATCGAGACGATCCGCGAGGCGAACGCCGTCGAGAACCTGGAGATCACCACGCTGGAGCTGAAGCCCCGCAAGTCGGACACGATGGTCGAGGGGGTGTCGCTCCTCTGGCTGCCGTACCAGGTCGGCAAGGACGGGCTCGCCAAACCGGCCTTCGACTGACCGCGCCTCCCGCTAGGCCTCGTCTGTTGAAAAGTCCGTGATCTCGGGATCGAGTCGGGGGGCTTCGCTACATTCGCGCGCGGCGGCGACCTACAATCCTGCGATTCCCGTTTTCGGATCTCCCTCGTTTCCCCGGTGCCATGTACGACGTTCACGATCTGACCCGCCAGCTTCAGAAATCCAATGACTCCAAGATCGTGATGCTCGTGGGCGATGGTCTCGGGGGCCTGCCGCTCGAACCGGGCGGAAAGACCGAACTCGAAACGGCCAGCACGCCGAATCTCGACGCCGTCGCCCGCCGCGGAACGCTCGGCCAGACCATTCCGGTCCTGCCGGGAATCACCCCCGGCAGTGGTCCGGGACACCTCGGCCTCTTCGGGTATGACCCGCTCAAGTACCAGATCGGCCGCGGGGTGCTGGAAGCCCTCGGCATCGATTTCGAGCTCGGCCCGAACGACGTCGCGATCCGCGGCAACTTCTGCACGATCGACGACGCCGGCCTCATCACCGACCGCCGCGCCGGCCGGATCAGCAGCGAGCAGGCCGCTCCGATCTGCGAAAAGCTGCACAACGGCGTGAAGATTCCGGGCGTGGAAGTCTTCGTGAAGCACGTCAAGGAGTACCGGCTGGTGATCTGCTTCCGGGCTCCGGGCCTGGAAGGGGAAGTCCACGACACCGACCCGCAGAAGACCGGCGTCAAGGCTCTCGATCCGGTCGCCAAGGCCCCGGGATCGCAGCGGACCGCCGAGATCGCCAAGGAATTCCTGCGGCAGGCGAAGGAGATCCTGAAGGACTGCAGCCCGGCCAACTTTCTGACGATGCGCGGGATCGACAAGAAGCCGCCGATCCCGACCTTCGAGGAGGTGTACGGCCTGAAGGCGGGGGCTCTGGCCGTTTACCCGATGTACCGCGGACTGGCCCGGCTGGTCAGCATGGACATCCTCGACGCCGGCCAGACGCTGGACGACCAGTGCGAGCAGCTCAAGAAGTCGTGGAACGACTACGACTTCTTCTTCATCCACTTCAAGTACACCGATTCGAGCGGCGAAGACGGGGACTTCAAGAAGAAGGTCGCCAAGACCGAGGAGCTCGACACGGCGATTCCGAAGATCATGGCCCTCAATCCGACGGTCCTGATCGTCACCGGCGACCACAGCACGCCGAGCAAGATGAAGTCGCACAGCTGGCATCCGGTCCCGACGATGATCGTCGCCGACACCTGCCGCTTCGATGGCTCGACGTCATTCGGCGAGTCGGAGTGCCGTAAGGGTGGGCTGGGAACCTTTGAAGCCAAGTACCTGATGCCGATGGCATTGGCTCACGCCGGACGGCTCGAAAAGTTCGGTGCCTGAGCCAAAGCGTCCGCGACACAAGGAGTTCCGGCGTCCCCTCCGGAGCTCCTTGTATTCACTGGGGTCCAGGGACTTGCTCCCGGGCTCCAGCGACCGAAGGCCACTGACGGAAACTGAGGACCGAGGACTGAAAACCGGTTCGGTTCCAACGTAGAATCCCGGTATGCCGCTGGACCTGCAAACCGCGATCGCCCTGACCTGTGTCGCTGGAGCGGCGATGGTCCTCGCGCGGCGCTTTCACCGCCGGTTCTTCGGGCAAGGGACGGCGTGCGGCGGATGCGGCTCGTGTTCCCACGCGTCGGCAGCCAAGCCGCTCGTAGTACTGAGCGATCTCTCGTCAACGCGGTCCAGCTGACGCCTCCCGCTTTCCGCCTCGCGCCGGAATTGGCGTGCCGGCCTGACGACCGGACTTCTCCCCCGCCGTCTGGTTCATCTTCTCGACCAGCTTCCTGATCGCCGCCGCCGGGATCGCTTCGTGGAGCGTAATCAGCACCGGACCGGTGTGGATGATTTCCTCATCGGTTCGCGGCATCTCCATCTCCGCGCCGCCCGCATCGGGCTCCTCGGCAGTGCCCTTCTCTCCTGGAGGCGTGGCCTCTTCCCCTTTCGGGGGCGAGTCCTTCGGCGTCCCGCTCTCCGCATCCGGCTCCTCCGCGATCTCGAACGGAACGTCGTCGGACAGAGACCAGATGGCGGACACGTGCCCGATGGCGTTTCCGCACTCGTCCAGGACCGCCGCACCGCTCGATCCGGGAGCCCAGTCGGTGCTGACGTTGAGCCGCAGCAGCACCAGGGCATCCGCGGCGACGGGGTTCCGCTTCCGCTCCGGCGGCGGCACGCGATAGAAGCGGTTCACGATCCCGTCGGAGAAGTAGCCGTAGGCGTCGAGCGGATCGCTATAGCAGTAGGCTTTGTCGCCGGGGAAGACGTCGGAGTTGAACGCCAGCGGCTCGATCTTCGTTTCCGCTCCGAGCGACGAGAGGTCCACCCGGACAATCGCGGCGTCGAGGTCGCGGTCGTACGCCAGGATCGCCTTCACCGGGAGGATCTGGTCGGTCTCCGTCATGGCGACGAGGCACCCCTCCGTGATCCCTTCCGGATCGACGCAGTGGTGGCAGGTGGCGAAGACTCCGTCGTCCGTGATCGCGTAGGCCGCTCCGAGCGAAAACCCGTCGAGCCCCTCTTCGTCAAAGCCGTACCAGCCGAACCGGAGAAAGGCCCGCCGCGCCGCCTGGGCGACTCCCCGGCCGGTCAGGGGCTTGGTCGAGGGGGGGCGGAGCGTGATCGCCTCGGCCCGGGGGCGCCGCAGCTGCTGGCGGGCCGAACGGACGTCCAGCGAGACCTTCGACTCCATAAACGCCTTGGCCTTGTCGAGGAGGGCGTCATCCTCGGCGAACGTTGTCGCCCGCTCGATCCGGACCCCTTCGCCCTGGGCGAAGAGCGCCTCCCCGCCCGATCCGGCGAGGACCAGGGAAACCGACAGCACCTGAAGACCGGCAATCCACCATCGCATCGTGTCCAGCTCCTCGGACGAACTCCTCGGCTGGAGAGTGTCGCACTTCCAGCGGGGGGAGTGTCAAGCGGAACTGCTTTCGGTGCGGTCGACCCCGCCTTCGGGGGCTTGCTGACCAATGTGTCCAGGCCGTCTCTCTGATCTGTGTGCATCTGTGTTTATCTGCGGCTCCATTTTCTAAGTTGGCCACAGATGAACACAGATAACGGCGGGAGGGACGGCGTCGGTCCTCATGGCCGACTGACAAAAAAAGCAGGCGGCTCCAGTCGAGCCGCCTGCTGCGAAGATCAGCGATTCCATCATGGAGCGAGCGTTACCCGATCGTCCCGATGTTTACGTACGCGTGAACGTGCGGGGCACCGCGGAAGTGCCAGACGAACGCGGGGCCTTCGACGCGCCAGATGTCCCAGACGCGATCGTCGCCGAGATCTCCCTGCTGGTAGAACGCCAGATGGAGCTGGTCGATGCCGCCGGAGGCCTTCAGGATCTCGAAGACTTCGTCGACGTCTTCGCTCCGGTACGGTCCGAGCAGCGTCTTCAGCGTCTTCTCCACGAGGGCCCGCTGATCGGCCGACAGCTCGGAGATGGCGAGGCCCGGGTACGTCTTCCCGGCCCCCTGGATCGGGACGGCCGCTTCGTTCGGAGCTTTCGGGAGGAGCGCCGCCTTGGCCTGCTTGGCGTCGAGGGCTCCGAAGACCTCGTTGACCTGCTTCGTCTGATAGCTGAAGAGGTTCTCCTTGGGGTCTTCCTCGCCGTGGCCGTAGACGATCGGGCCGCCGAAGGCCGCCTTGTCGACGCTGTTGCCGTCGGCCCGGAGGGTCAGGTGGCGGCCGGTCAGCTCGAACTGGAACTTGTCCGAGTCCGGCGAGCCGAACATAGCGATGCTGTAGCCGCCGATCCCGCCGTCGTCGTATTCGGTCTGCTTCACGATCCGCTCGTAGCCGTCCGGAGTCGTGACGTTCTTGACGATCTCCGTCACGAGGGCCCGCTGCTCCTTCGTGAAGAAGTCGTCGCGGACGAGCGGCTTCGTGATGTGCCAGTTCGCGTTGACCTTGCTGCGGAGCTCATGGTCGAAGGGGAAGACGAGGGTCTTCTTCTGCGACTCGTTGAGCGAGGCGAAGAGCCGTCCGGCAGCCGATTCGGCAGCGCTGCTCTTGGACGGAGCGGCATAGAGCGCGGAGCTGGCGGGAGCCCAGATCGCCTGCGCGGCCAGGCCGGTCAGAACGGTTCCCCCGACCGACTGCAGAAACGAGCGGCGGTCGAACGACGACTGGCAATCGTCACAGGGGCGTTGCGGGTTTGCGGACATCACTCTGTACTCCCGGGGTCCGATGGCGAGGCGCGACATGGGAACGGGAGAGCGGGACCAGGATGGCTGGACGCGAGCTCTCCCATCGGCGATCACTTGTGTGATTCTCACGCATCGAAACGCAGAATGCGAGCGCCGTCCCGGTGTTCTTCATCCCGAATGAAGGGGAGCCGCGATGGGCAACCGAGTGCCGTCAGGGAGCCTGTGATCCCCCGTTTCCCTGCGGGACCGATCCCGCCGCCCAGGGAAACTCTCGGCGGAGCATGGCGGCGACCGCCTCGGCCTCGGACTCCGACGCCACTTCGCGGAGGGCTTCGACCGCTTCGGTGAGGGCCCGCACCGAGAGCGTCTCGAGGTCCTTGTACGAGGTTCCCAGCCACAGCCATTCCGTGACGGCGTCCCGCGGAAGGTTCCGCGACAGGTAGCCTCTCCCGAGGAGGTACTGGGGGCCGGCCCGCAGCCAGGCCGGGAGGTACTCGATCTCGGTCCGCCAGCTCTGCAGCTCCTTCTCGGGGATCGCCTGGCCCCCCAGCCGAGTCCGCCAGAGCTGGGCCCGGGCGAGGGCGGCGACGGGGGGCTGGGGCGTTCGGGCCAGTTCCTCCATCGAGCGGCGGGCGATGTCACCGTAGACCGGATCGAGAAGGAGGATGCTGGCGGCGACGAGCTGCATCCCCGGCCGGGGATCGTTCATCCATTGCCGGGCCCGGGACTGAAGCGGCACGCCGACCGGCACGGGAGTCCAGACGAGAGGAGCGGTCGACCAGTGCCGGGACTCGGGGTCGGCGTCGAGAAGCGAGGCGAAGGTCTCCCCGGCCGCGAGCAGGTTTTCCGTCCGCAGGTCGCAGCGGATCAGCGCCGCCAGGATCTCGCGGTCGACCCACTTGCGGTGTTCGTCCTTGAGGGCGGTCACGAGCGCGGCCCGGGCGGCGGGGACATCCCCTTTGTCGAGCAGTGCCAGCCCTGCCCGGTGGGCGGGGTTGTAGTAGGTGTCGATGTGCAGGATCTGGGACGCGGAGACCGTCTCAGGACCGCTCGTGCGGAGGCGGATCGTCAGCCGGTCGCCGACGAAATCGGCGATCTCGCCGACCAGGATCACTTCGCCCGACTTCTCCGGATACTGGACGTGGACCCGGTCGTTCGCCGCCGCCTGGACCGTCAGCGCCGTGATAAGCAGGGCGGCGCGGGCCACAGACGTTCGCCGGCGATCTCGGCCGCGAGGGGAAGAGCCCGGTGCGTCGTTCATCGGCTGGCCTCGGAAAGACCGGATCTCACGAGGCGACTGGAGTGGTCGCGGGGACCGCCGTCGCTTCTTCTTCGCGGGCTTTCGCCTCGCCGCGGATCACGAGCGGGATCAGCATCAGGAACCCGGTCGTGATGGCAATGTCGGCCACGTTGAAGACCCCCGTCTGCAGCGGAAGCTCTTTGCCGAGGATCAGGAAGTCGATGACCCGTCCGCCGAGGCGGATCCGGTCGATCAGGTTCCCGATGCCGCCGACAACCACCAGGGCCAGTCCCGTGAAGAACCACTTGTCCGGATGCTTTCCCGCGATCAGGTAGATGCCGAACCCCAGCAGGACCGCTCCGTTCCCGACCGTCAGGATCCAGAACCGGACCTGGGGAGGAAACCCGGCGAAGAGGCTCAGGAACGCGCCCGGATTCTCGGCGTAGTTGATGCGGAAGTAGCCATTGAGGTAGCGCTGCTCCGGCTGGCCGCGCCAGTTGTCGACGGCGTACTTCTTGGTCGCCTGATCGCATCCGACGAGCGCCACCAGCAGTCCGCACAGGACCAGGAGGCGGAACCGGCGGGACAGGGACTCCGTTGTCGACATGGTGCCTCCGGCGGAAGACCGGGACGGCGAGGTGCGGACATCGGGTTGAATCCCCGGAGCCCGGCGCTCGGTCCTCAGCCCCCCTTCCTCCTGAACTGGGTGACGTCGCGGTAGATGTATTTGCCGTTGTGCTGTCCAGCGAGCTTCACCAGGAAGTTGCCCGCATGATTGACCTTGGAGACCGGCCCTTCACCAAACTCGATGCAGTGGATGTGGGCCCCTTCCTTATTGCGGATCCTGAGCTCCTCCAGATCACGGGCGTTCATCGCCGGATCGGCGCCGTCGGTCAGGAAGAAGATGACGTCGGGATGGAACTTCAGGGCTTCGGCGAGCGCGGGGAAGTGCAGCGTCCCGTCCATCGGCTCGATCGACCGGAGCTGTTCTGCGACCTGCAGCCGCTGGGCATCGGTCCCGTAGAACATCGGAAACCGCTGGTCCCGCGTCACGAGCATCCGGAGCTTGGTGTTGTAGAAGATGACCTGAAACTGCTGCTTTTCTTTCAGGGCCTCCAGGCTCGTCATCAGTTCCGACTTGGCGGCGAGCAGGGCATCGAAGTCCGCCATGCTGCCGGAGCTGTCGATGACGTAGACGAAGCGGTTCCCTTCGTCGCGGGCGCCGATGAAGGTTGTCCCTCCCCGGCCGCTGCCGATGCCGTCTCCGGTGCCGGTCCCCATTCCGGGGCGTCCCGTTCCGCCCGGGCCGCCTCCTCCGCCGCCGGATGTCAGAGCACCGGAGCCGGAACGGAGCAGGTTGTTTCCGAGCGTTGAGGCGATTTCCGGGGGTGCGGCGTTCGTCCCGGGGCCGATGACGGCCGGGCCTTCGGTGAGCACCTCCGGAAGGGGAATTTCGACCGGAGCGGTGGCCGGGACGTACGGCGCCTCGGCCGAGGGGGCCGGGGCGGCGGCGTTTGTCATTGCCGGATCGCCGGCGGGGAGCGCGTCGCCGGTTCCCAGGTTTCCGGAGCCTCCGGCGGGTTCGCCGGTGTAGATCCCGACTTCGCGGAACCCGTCGCCGCCGTTCCCTTCGATGTCGGGACGGACGGGAGTCCGCCCCGCGAGCTGGGAGGCGACGAGGAGGACGGTGCCGTGAAAAAGCAGGGAAAGGAGCCAGCTGGGCACGACCATCCACCGTTCGCGCGGCCGGAGCCAGTCGCGAATCCGGCCGCGTCGTGTGGGGGTGGCTGGAGCGTTCACTCAGGCATCTTATGTCCGGGGTGGAAACCGGGACAATGGCGTCTTTTCCCCAGCGTTCTGTTCGACCATGGGCCCCACCGGGTCCAGGGGCACCCTGGTGGGGGATGCAAGGGGGCAACGCCCTCTTGCCCGCCGGAGGCCGTCTCGTCGAGCGATGTCTGAAGGAGAGCGTGTCCAAGCGCGGACAACGTGTCGTATGCCCCCCTCACCAACCCGCGGGGAGTGCAAAGCGAGCGGTGAGTCCTCAACGCCGGTACCACAAAGGGGATGTCCGTTGCTGACCACGGTTCCCCATCGAAAATGCCTCCGGCGGCAAGGGGGCGTGGCCCCCTTGACCCCAGACTGCCGTGGCACGTTGGGTTCGAGCAAACCGAGTCGTGCCGGCCAGGACGGTGTCCAAGTAACGACCGAACACGCAGTCCGATCGGCCGACAGGTGAGAAACTTTCGATGGGTCGGTAGCATCCCCTTCAATCGTTACCGCGGGGTCGCCAGCCCCGACGGTGCGGCGCCCAGTTCGAGCGGGACCGGGCGTACTTCGCTCCTGAAAAAGAACGAGAGACTGGAATGCGGTTGCTGGTCGCAGTGATGGCGCTGTGGATGGCCCTCCCCAACGTGGGAGCCGGGGCCGATGACGGATTCGTGGACCTCTTCAACGGCAAGGACCTCACCGGCTGGGAAGGAGACCCCACCCTCTGGTCCGTCGAAGACGGAGCGATCACCGGCAAGACCGATGGCAAACTCCCCTACAACAAATTCCTGATCTGGAAAGACGGCACGCTGACGGACTTCGAGGTCCGGCTCGTCTTCCGGCTCGAAGGAGACAACAACTCCGGCGTCCAGTACCGCAGCGCCCGCCTCAAGGACGCCGGAGAATACGTCGTCGGAGGCTATCAGGCGGACATCCACGCCAATCCCCCCTACACCGGCATGCTCTACGACGAGCGGGGCCGCGGGATCCTCGCCGAACGGGGCCAGAAGGTCGTCGTCGGAGCGGACGGCAAGCGGGAGATCACAAAACTCGAAGGGACCGTCGAAGCGGTCGACCTGACGAAGTGGAACGAGCTGACGATCATCGGCCGCGGGAACCACATCGTTCACAAGCTGAACGGACAGGTCGCGGTCGACATCACGGACAACCAGGAGAAGGACCGCGAGCTGGAAGGGGTCCTCGCCCTGCAGGTCCACGCCGGACCGGCCATGAAGGCTCAATTCAAGTCGGTCAAGCTGAAGAATCTCAAGCCAGGCAAGGGGGCGGCGGCGAAGCCGAACGCCGCCAACGTGCGGCGGCTCGCCGGCATGACCCAGCCCAAATGGATCTGGGACGCCAAGCGCGAAGGGGACAACGGCAAGGTCACCGAGCGGGTTTTCTTCCGCAAGGAGTTCAACCAGCAGGGGGGGATCCCCTCGGCCCGGCTGTATGTCGCGGCAGACAACAAGATCACGGTCTGGATCGACGGCGAGAAGGTCCTCGAACATGACGGATGGACGGAGGCCGGTTCCAAGGACGTGACGGAGCTGTTCAACAAGGAACGCCCCGGCGGCAAGCACCTCATCGCCATCGAAGGCCGCAACACCGGGGACGACAATCCCGCCGGCCTCTTCCTGAGCCTGGCGTTCGAATCGGGCTGGCGCGACGCCTGGAACATCGGGACCGACGACACCTGGCAGGCGACAACCAAGGAAACCTCCGGCTGGGAACAGCCGGACTTCAAGCCCGAAGGTTGGGGTAAGGCGGTCGCGATCGCGGACCTCGAAGGGGGACCGTGGAAGCTGACCCCGGAGAAGCTGTACGCCGCGGCCGGACTCAAGATGCCGACTGCCACTCCGATCGACGCACTGAAAGTGGCCAAGGGATTTCAGGCCGAGCTCCTCTACTCGGTCCCGAAGGACAAGCAGGGCTCGTGGGTCAACATCTGCACCGATCCCAAGGGACGGCTGATCGTCAGCGACCAGTACGGCGGTCTGTACCGTGTCGTCGTTCCGCCGCTCGGCACGACTGAAGGGCTGACTATCGAGAAGATCCCGGTCGATCTCGGCGAGGCCCAGGGACTCCTGTGGGCCTTCGACAGCCTGTACGTGATGGTCAACAAGGGGGGTAAATACACGAGCGGCTTCTACCGCGTCCGGGACACGAACGGCGATGACCAGCTCGACACCGTGGAGTTCCTCCGCGAGCTGACCGGCGGCGGCGAGCACGGCCCGCACGCCATCCTCCTCGCTCCGGACGGACAGTCGCTCTACGTCATCTGCGGCAACCAGGTGAAGTTCACCGAGGTCGTCGGATCCCGCGTCCCGCGGATCTGGGACGAAGACCAGCTCCTCCCGCGGATCTACGGCCGCGGTTTCATGAAGGGGGTCGCGCCCCCGGCCGGGAACATCTACAAGGTGACGCCGGACGGCAAGGACTGGGAGCTGATTACCTCGGGCTTCCGCAACCAGTACGACGCGGCGTTCAACCGCGCCGGTGAGCTGTTCACGTTCGACGCCGACATGGAATGGGACATGAACTGTCCCTGGTACCGTCCGACCCGCGTCTGCCACGTCCTGAGCGGCGTCGACTACGGCTGGCGGAACGGCAGCGCCAAGTGGCCGGTCTACTACGCCGACACCGTGCCGCCGGTCATCAACATCGGCCCGGGCTCGCCGACCGGCGTGACCTTCGGCTACGGCGCCAAGTTCCCGGCCAAGTACCAGAACGCGTTCTTCATCTCCGACTGGAGCTACGGCAAGCTCTACGCCGTTCACCTCGAGCCGAAGGGGGCGACCTACGTCGCCACGAGCGAGGAGTTCATCACCGGAACCCCGCTGCCGCTCACCGACGTCATCGTCCGGCCGCAGGACGGGGCGATGTACTTTGCGATCGGCGGACGGAAGGTCCAGTCGGGCCTCTACCGCGTGACCTATACCGGCCCGGAATCGACCGAGCCGGTGACCGACGTCACGCCGCCCGCTCCGGAAGTCGCCATTCGGAAGTCGCTGGAGGCGTTCCACGGCAAGGTCGATCCGGCGGCCATCGACGCCGCCTGGAAGTCGCTTAGCCATCCCGACCGCGTGATTCGCGCGGCGGCCCGAACGGCGATTGAAAGCCAGCCGGTTGCGGCCTGGCAGGAGAAGGCGCTCGCGGAGACGAATCCGCAGGCGTCGCTGACGGCGCTCGTGGGACTGGTCCGGATGTTCCCCCGCGTCTTCAAGCCGGAGGGACCGGAACTCGATACGCCGCCGCCGGCCTATCCCGTCGAGAACCTGACCCTCAATCCGCTGCTGCCGAAGGTCCTCGAAGCGCTCGGCCGGCTCGACTGGAGCAAGCTCTCCTATGAGCAGAAGATGGAGCTCTGCCGGGCCTACACGCTCGCTCTTTATCGCCTGGGGCCGGTCGACGAAGCGACCCGGACCGGCGTCACGGCCAAGCTCGATTCGCTCTATCCCGCCCAGGGACGTGAGCTGAACGTCATGCTGACCGAGATGCTGGTGTACCTGCAGTCGCCGACCGTCGCCGAGAAGGGGACGAAGCTCCTCGCCGTCGCTCCGACGCAGGAGGAGCAGATTGACCTCGCCCGCTCGCTGCGGTTCCTGACGGCGGGCTGGACGATGGAGTTGCGGAAGTCCTACATGGAGTGGTTCGTGAAGGGGCTCGCCTACAAGGGGGGAGCCAACTTTGCCCAGTTCATGCAGGAGCTGAAGGGGGACGCCGTCGCGCGGATTCCCGAGGATCAGAAGAAGGAACTCGCGGCGATCATCGAAGCGGTGCCGCCGGCTCAGACGACTCCGATCTCCGTCACTCCCCGGCCGTTCGTGAAGGAATGGAAGATGGAGGAAGTGGCTCCGCTTGTCGAAGGGAAGCTCACGGGGCGGGACTTTGACAAGGGCCGGGCCCTGTTTGCGGCGGCCAACTGCTTCGGCTGCCACCGCTTCTCCGACGAAGGGGGCTCGGTCGGTCCGGACCTGACGGGCTTGGCGGGGCGGTTCAGCCGCCGCGACATCCTGGAGTCGGTCATGGAGCCGAGCAAGGTGATCAGCGACCAGTACGCGGCGGTTCAGATCGTGACCCTGGACGGCAAGGTGGTCGTTGGCCGGATCATGAACCTGGCGGGGGACGTGTTGCAGATCAACACGAACATGCTGGATCCGAGTGCGATCACGCCGGTGGACCGGAAGACGATCGACGAGATGGAGATCTCGAAGACGTCGATGATGCCGACGGGTCTGCTCAACTCCTGTAATGAGGAGGAGCTTCTCGATTTGATGGCGTACCTGCTGTCGCGTGGGGACCGTGCGGCGCCGTTCTTCCGGAAGTGATGGTGTTTGAAGAGTTAAACACCAAGGCACGAAGGAGGCACCAAGAGCACGAAGGGCTTTTGGTGACTTCGAACCACGTCCTTGCCAATACCGCGTTGTTGGCTCAAACCCAACGTGCGACGGCAGCCTGGGGTCAAGGGGGCCACGCCCCCTTGCCGCCGGAGGCATTTTCGATGAGGAACCGTGGTACACAACGGATGTCCCCTTTGTGGTACCAACGTTGAGGACTCCTTCACAACACACCGCTGGCTCTGCAATCGCCGCCTGTTGGTGAGGGAGCATACGGCACGGTGTCCGCGCTTGGACACGTGCTCCTTTCGGTGGTGTCGGACGGGCCAGGCCTCCGGCGGGCAAGAGGGCCAGAAAAACAACACAGGCCCCCTTGCATCCCCCACCAGGGTGCCCCTGGACCCGGTTCGGCCAGAAATGTCAGCCGCACGTCGACCGCCCGTAGGCCCGGCACGGTGTTCAAGCATTCTCCAACCGGCCCTCCAGGGACCAGATCTTCGTGTTCCTGGTACCCCCTTGGTGCCTTGGTGTTTAACCAAGAGCACTAAACCTCAGTTCTTCTCCGCAGCCGGAGCGGGGCCTTCCTGGAGCAGAATCAGAACACGGCTCGGAGCCGGAACCGCTTCCAGCTTGTCCTTCGCATCGAACGACCGCCGCTGGTTCACGTACTCGCCATACCGCTGATTCATTTTCGTCGGTGCCGTCTGCTGCTGCTTGGGAACCTCGCGCCACAACTGCTCGGCCTCTTTCTGCGAGAGCTCCAGCGGGATCTGGTACGACATCTGGCGCTCGTTGCGGTCGCCCACCGCGCCACGCATCCGAGCCGGCCCGGCAGGCGAATTGGCGACCGAATCCACCAGGGGCGCAGGAGCATCGGACGCCGGAGCGGCCGGCGCCACAGGAGCCGGGGCAGGAACCGGCGATGCGGGAGCCGGAGCAGGCGCGACCGACGGGACCGGCGTGCCAGCCGGGCGCTCGGGAGAAAAGCCGGGCATTGGCGCCGGCTGCCCCGCGGCCGCCGGCATCGCCTTGGACGGAGACGGAACTTCGTAGTCCGACTGTCCCCGCCCCGACAACTTGTTCGCTCCGTCCCCCTTCTTGACCATCCCCTTCGGGTCGATCGCTTCGACCGAGGTCGGGAGCGTCTTGAATTCG of Planctomyces sp. SH-PL14 contains these proteins:
- a CDS encoding family 16 glycoside hydrolase, encoding MRLLVAVMALWMALPNVGAGADDGFVDLFNGKDLTGWEGDPTLWSVEDGAITGKTDGKLPYNKFLIWKDGTLTDFEVRLVFRLEGDNNSGVQYRSARLKDAGEYVVGGYQADIHANPPYTGMLYDERGRGILAERGQKVVVGADGKREITKLEGTVEAVDLTKWNELTIIGRGNHIVHKLNGQVAVDITDNQEKDRELEGVLALQVHAGPAMKAQFKSVKLKNLKPGKGAAAKPNAANVRRLAGMTQPKWIWDAKREGDNGKVTERVFFRKEFNQQGGIPSARLYVAADNKITVWIDGEKVLEHDGWTEAGSKDVTELFNKERPGGKHLIAIEGRNTGDDNPAGLFLSLAFESGWRDAWNIGTDDTWQATTKETSGWEQPDFKPEGWGKAVAIADLEGGPWKLTPEKLYAAAGLKMPTATPIDALKVAKGFQAELLYSVPKDKQGSWVNICTDPKGRLIVSDQYGGLYRVVVPPLGTTEGLTIEKIPVDLGEAQGLLWAFDSLYVMVNKGGKYTSGFYRVRDTNGDDQLDTVEFLRELTGGGEHGPHAILLAPDGQSLYVICGNQVKFTEVVGSRVPRIWDEDQLLPRIYGRGFMKGVAPPAGNIYKVTPDGKDWELITSGFRNQYDAAFNRAGELFTFDADMEWDMNCPWYRPTRVCHVLSGVDYGWRNGSAKWPVYYADTVPPVINIGPGSPTGVTFGYGAKFPAKYQNAFFISDWSYGKLYAVHLEPKGATYVATSEEFITGTPLPLTDVIVRPQDGAMYFAIGGRKVQSGLYRVTYTGPESTEPVTDVTPPAPEVAIRKSLEAFHGKVDPAAIDAAWKSLSHPDRVIRAAARTAIESQPVAAWQEKALAETNPQASLTALVGLVRMFPRVFKPEGPELDTPPPAYPVENLTLNPLLPKVLEALGRLDWSKLSYEQKMELCRAYTLALYRLGPVDEATRTGVTAKLDSLYPAQGRELNVMLTEMLVYLQSPTVAEKGTKLLAVAPTQEEQIDLARSLRFLTAGWTMELRKSYMEWFVKGLAYKGGANFAQFMQELKGDAVARIPEDQKKELAAIIEAVPPAQTTPISVTPRPFVKEWKMEEVAPLVEGKLTGRDFDKGRALFAAANCFGCHRFSDEGGSVGPDLTGLAGRFSRRDILESVMEPSKVISDQYAAVQIVTLDGKVVVGRIMNLAGDVLQINTNMLDPSAITPVDRKTIDEMEISKTSMMPTGLLNSCNEEELLDLMAYLLSRGDRAAPFFRK